The Narcine bancroftii isolate sNarBan1 chromosome 6, sNarBan1.hap1, whole genome shotgun sequence genome window below encodes:
- the tcte1 gene encoding dynein regulatory complex subunit 5 isoform X2 — MNSNPWVTKYSGPNPAADPRRMRRIIAEDPEWSLATVPRLVHLCIAHIVRNFAVRPLLTELPAQHKASVLAQLPCSLPLQVTANLVSDDGYWRRCCLQCWQVCDPSLHGGSWKRMFFERLLKKVVEFFVPDTTEPRVVLDLIPLCRDSVNRLEIDQLLPPVRQAGDRPEEEGSDTGSESEGLTTDHFDFNLLLNDLPLLEELAVTYGVKDCGMNFQWNVFQFTAQDCSSLGKAIHDCPALRVLRLPRNRIDDQRLRVLVRYLMNHPALVELDLSHNLIGDVGAKALAKLLLHSGLQTLCLCDNSIAAFGAKAIAYKVRRFSSLRCLNLRLNQIGDEGGEAIARALATSSVEDINLASNELSERVATAISKVLMRNQTLRGINLSCNNIGPEYKGN; from the exons ATGAACAGCAACCCATGGGTGACCAAGTACTCGGGGCCAAATCCTGCGGCCGACCCCCGCAGGATGAGGAGGATCATCGCAGAGGACCCCGAGTGGTCCCTGGCTACTGTCCCACGACTCGTACACCTCTGCATTGCCCACATCGTCCGCAACTTTGCCG TCCGCCCACTGTTGACGGAGCTGCCCGCACAGCACAAGGCCTCAGTGTTGGCCCAGCTGCCCTGCTCCCTCCCTCTGCAGGTGACGGCCAATCTTGTGAGCGATGACGGCTACTGGCGCCGGTGCTGCCTTCAGTGTTGGCAAGTGTGCGACCCCTCCCTGCATGGTGGCAGCTGGAAGCGCATGTTCTTTGAGCGGCTGCTGAAGAAGGTGGTGGAGTTCTTTGTCCCTGATACCACAGAGCCGAGGGTGGTCCTGGATCTGATCCCCCTCTGCAGGGACTCAGTGAATAGGCTGGAGATTGACCAGCTCCTACCACCAGTCAGGCAGGCGGGAGACAGGCCAGAGGAGGAGGGCTCGGACACAGGGAGCGAGAGTGAAGGTCTGACCACGGACCACTTTGACTTCAACCTGCTGCTGAACGATCTGCCACTTCTGGAAGAGCTAGCGGTGACCTATGGGGTGAAGGACTGTGGCATGAACTTCCAGTGGAACGTCTTCCAGTTCACAGCCCAGGACTGCTCCTCCTTGGGCAAGGCCATTCATGACTGCCCAGCCCTGAGGGTGCTGAGGCTCCCTCGTAACCGGATCGATGACCAGCGCCTGAGGGTGCTGGTCAGGTACCTGATGAACCACCCTGCGCTCGTGGAGCTCGACCTGTCGCACAACCTGATCGGAGACGTCGGTGCCAAGGCCTTGGCCAAGCTCCTGCTGCACTCCGGGCTGCAGACCCTCTGCCTGTGCGACAACAGCATCGCCGCCTTTGGGGCCAAGGCCATCGCCTACAAGGTGCGCCGCTTCTCCTCGCTCCGCTGCCTCAACCTGCGGCTGAACCAAATTGGTGATGAGGGCGGGGAGGCCATCGCACGGGCCCTGGCTACCTCCTCGGTGGAAGACATCAACCTGGCAAGCAATGAACTGTCAGAGCGTGTGGCCACGGCCATATCCAAGGTCCTGATGAGGAATCAGACCCTTCGGGGCATCAACCTGTCCTGCAACAACATCGGACCG GAATACAAGGGAAATTAG